A genomic segment from Bacillus cereus G9842 encodes:
- a CDS encoding DNA alkylation repair protein — MHPFVKALQEHFTAHQNPEKAEPMTRYMKNHFPFLGIQTPERRQLLKDVIQIHTLPDKKDFQIIVRELWDLPEREFQAAALDIMQKYKKHINETHIPFLEELIVTKSWWDSVDSIVPTFLGTIFLKHPELISAYIPKWIASDNIWLQRAAILFQLKYKQKMDEELLFWIIGQLHSSKEFFIQKAIGWVLREYAKTNPDVVWEYVQNNELAPLSKREAIKHIKQNYGINNEKIGETLS; from the coding sequence ATGCATCCATTTGTAAAAGCATTACAAGAGCATTTTACAGCTCATCAAAATCCTGAAAAAGCAGAACCTATGACTCGTTATATGAAAAATCACTTCCCATTTCTAGGTATTCAAACACCGGAAAGGCGTCAATTATTAAAAGACGTCATTCAAATACATACTCTCCCAGATAAAAAAGACTTCCAAATTATTGTACGCGAGCTTTGGGACTTACCAGAACGTGAATTCCAAGCGGCCGCACTTGATATCATGCAAAAATATAAAAAGCATATAAACGAAACTCATATCCCCTTCTTAGAAGAACTTATTGTCACAAAATCTTGGTGGGACTCTGTCGATAGCATCGTCCCTACATTCTTAGGTACTATCTTTTTAAAACACCCAGAATTAATTTCTGCGTATATTCCAAAATGGATTGCATCAGATAACATATGGTTACAACGTGCCGCTATTTTATTCCAACTGAAATATAAACAAAAAATGGATGAAGAACTTCTTTTCTGGATTATTGGGCAACTACATTCTTCAAAAGAATTTTTCATTCAAAAAGCGATTGGCTGGGTCCTTCGTGAATATGCAAAAACAAATCCGGATGTAGTTTGGGAATACGTGCAAAACAATGAACTCGCTCCATTAAGTAAGCGTGAAGCAATTAAGCATATTAAACAAAATTACGGAATAAATAATGAAAAAATAGGCGAGACTCTATCATAG
- a CDS encoding ArsB/NhaD family transporter: MHETTQELANWQYYFAIAVFLITYAIIISEKINRAVIALLGAALMVIVGVVDLHNAFTKHIEWGTITLLIGMMILVNITSKSGVFQYVAIKAAKRAQGNPIKILISLSLLTALGSAFLDNVTTVLLVVPVTLSITRILQVNPVPYLLSEIIFSNIGGTATLIGDPPNIMIGSANKHLDFNAFLLNLAPIVIIIIGVTATILYFMYRKQLIADPVQVKKLMSLDEKQYIKDPVLMKKSLTVLGLTIVGFMTHSIFHIDAAIIALTGATVLMLIGVKEHEIEEVFASVEWVTIFFFAGLFVLVGGLIDIGLIKMLAQKVIGITGGDISYASILILWVSGIASATIDNIPFVATMIPLINDMAVGLGLSPSDAQIDVLWWALALGACLGGNGTLIGASANVIVAGIASREGHKFSYMEFLKVGFPIMIVSLIISHIYIYLRYLM, from the coding sequence TTGCACGAAACAACGCAAGAACTCGCTAACTGGCAGTATTATTTTGCTATCGCAGTCTTTTTAATTACATATGCCATTATTATTTCTGAAAAAATTAATCGCGCTGTCATCGCACTTCTTGGTGCAGCACTCATGGTAATTGTGGGGGTCGTCGATTTACATAACGCCTTTACGAAACATATTGAATGGGGAACGATTACGCTACTCATCGGTATGATGATTTTGGTGAACATTACGAGTAAATCAGGTGTTTTCCAATACGTTGCCATTAAAGCAGCAAAAAGGGCACAAGGAAATCCAATTAAAATTTTAATTTCCCTTTCCCTACTTACTGCGCTTGGCTCCGCATTTTTAGATAACGTTACAACTGTACTTCTTGTTGTTCCAGTTACTTTATCTATTACGCGCATACTGCAAGTAAATCCTGTTCCTTATTTACTTTCTGAAATTATTTTTTCAAACATTGGGGGAACGGCAACATTAATTGGTGATCCACCTAACATTATGATTGGTTCTGCCAATAAACATTTAGACTTCAATGCTTTCCTATTGAATCTAGCACCAATCGTAATTATTATTATTGGAGTTACAGCAACAATACTTTACTTCATGTACCGCAAACAATTAATTGCCGATCCTGTACAAGTCAAAAAATTAATGAGCTTAGATGAAAAACAATACATTAAAGATCCAGTATTAATGAAAAAATCTTTAACGGTACTTGGACTTACAATTGTAGGTTTCATGACTCATTCTATTTTCCATATTGATGCGGCTATCATTGCCTTAACTGGTGCTACTGTACTTATGTTAATTGGTGTGAAAGAGCATGAAATTGAAGAAGTATTTGCAAGCGTAGAGTGGGTAACAATCTTCTTCTTCGCAGGGCTATTCGTACTTGTTGGAGGACTTATCGATATCGGTCTTATCAAAATGTTAGCTCAAAAAGTAATTGGTATAACAGGCGGAGATATTTCTTACGCATCCATCCTTATTTTATGGGTATCTGGTATCGCCTCTGCAACAATTGATAACATCCCATTTGTCGCAACAATGATTCCACTTATTAACGATATGGCAGTTGGGCTAGGCTTATCACCATCTGACGCACAAATCGATGTATTATGGTGGGCATTAGCACTAGGTGCTTGTCTCGGCGGAAACGGAACATTAATCGGAGCTTCTGCTAACGTAATCGTTGCAGGTATCGCGAGCCGCGAAGGGCATAAATTTAGTTACATGGAATTCCTAAAAGTCGGTTTCCCAATTATGATCGTTTCATTAATCATTTCTCACATTTATATTTATTTACGCTACCTTATGTAG
- a CDS encoding kinase-associated lipoprotein B gives MRETFEIGEIVTGIYKTGKYIGEITNSRPGSYVVKVLAVLKHPVQGDLHNVKQADVPFFHERRALAFREQTNIPQQMVKKYEGEIPDYTESLKLALETQMNSFSEDDSPFAERSLETLEQLKKDYKL, from the coding sequence ATGAGAGAAACATTTGAAATTGGTGAAATCGTTACTGGTATTTATAAAACAGGAAAATACATCGGCGAAATTACAAATAGCCGTCCTGGTAGTTATGTCGTAAAAGTATTAGCTGTTTTAAAACATCCGGTGCAAGGTGACTTACATAACGTAAAACAAGCTGACGTACCATTTTTCCATGAAAGACGCGCTTTAGCTTTTCGTGAGCAAACGAACATTCCACAGCAAATGGTAAAGAAATATGAAGGAGAAATTCCTGATTATACCGAGTCACTAAAATTAGCATTAGAAACTCAAATGAATTCATTTTCTGAAGATGATTCACCTTTTGCAGAGCGTAGTCTAGAAACATTAGAACAGTTAAAGAAGGACTACAAACTCTAA
- the kapD gene encoding 3'-5' exonuclease KapD — translation MDEQRFLFLDFEFTMPQHRKKPKGFFPEIIEVGLVSVAGCKVEDTYSSHVRPKTFPSLTDRCKKFLGIKQEVVDKGISFPELVKKLAEYETKCKPTIVTWGNMDMKVLKHNCEMAGIAFPFFGQCRDLSLEYKKFFGERNQTGLWKAIEAYGKVGTGKHHCALDDAMTTYNIFKLVEKDKEYLVKPAPPTLGELVDFSKVLKKVSTQ, via the coding sequence ATGGATGAACAACGATTTTTATTTTTAGACTTTGAGTTTACGATGCCCCAGCATAGAAAAAAACCGAAAGGATTTTTTCCGGAAATTATTGAGGTAGGACTCGTTTCAGTTGCTGGCTGTAAGGTGGAAGATACGTATTCATCACATGTCAGGCCGAAAACATTTCCCTCCTTAACGGATCGATGTAAGAAGTTTTTAGGAATAAAACAAGAAGTCGTGGATAAAGGGATTTCATTTCCTGAACTCGTTAAGAAGCTTGCAGAATACGAAACGAAATGTAAACCGACAATTGTAACGTGGGGAAATATGGATATGAAAGTGCTGAAGCATAATTGTGAAATGGCAGGGATAGCTTTTCCATTCTTCGGGCAGTGTCGTGATTTATCGCTTGAGTATAAGAAGTTTTTTGGGGAAAGAAATCAAACAGGATTATGGAAAGCAATTGAGGCGTACGGAAAAGTAGGGACAGGGAAGCATCATTGTGCGCTTGATGATGCGATGACGACGTACAATATTTTTAAACTAGTAGAAAAAGATAAAGAGTATTTAGTAAAACCAGCACCACCAACATTAGGAGAACTCGTTGATTTTTCAAAAGTGTTAAAGAAAGTGAGCACACAGTAA